The following is a genomic window from Paenibacillus sp. FSL R5-0766.
CGTTCTACGTTGAAATGCAGAAAAAAACACTTGGGAAAACGAAAGAAATGCCATATTATCCGTAGATCTTATCGGCGAAAGCGCTGTTCACTGAAGCGTCCATTAAGATCACAGAAAATGGCCCGTGACAAAAAAGTCATTGCATTACCGAGAGGGGGAGGCAGCAACCCGGTATGCTATGAGCCGGCCCCCCAGCTCGCTCCGTTGAGACAGCACGAATTGGAGACTGTGAGTCTCCCTGGAACACAAGGTGTGGCAGGTGCCCAGGGCCCTGCCGGATCTCACGGTGAGCCGGGTCAAGCGGGGCTTCCTGGAGCGCAAGGCCCTGCAGGACCTCACGGCGGACCGGGTCAACCCGGAGTTCCGGGAGCGCAGGGTCCCGCTGGTCCTCAGGGTGAACCGGGTCTACCCGGAGTTCCCGGAGCGCAGGGTCCTGCAGGTGCTCAAGGCGAACCGGGTCAACCGGGAGTTCCCGGAGCGCAAGGCCCGGCAGGCCCTCAAGGTGAGCCGGGTCAACCGGGAACTCCCGGAGCGCAGGGTCCTGCTGGTCCTCAAGGTGAGCAAGGTCCGCCGGGCACCGTACCCGGAATTGAAATCATTCCTACGGCAAACCGTTACTTCTATTTTCCGGACACCGATCTGGATTTGTCGGCCTCGGTTATCATTCCTGCCACAGCATTCACAAATGACGATGGCGGCAGCATAACCGAATTTGCCGGGGTTGGACTTACCAGTTTCAACAATCTTTATATAAACGGGATCGTCCAACCAGGAAACTCATACAGTGTAAGTGCGGAGAGGTTGTTTTTTTCGTCACAAAATGGTGTGATCTTTGCAGGGACACCTATTACTGTAGAGGTGATTATAATAACAACCAATATCATAAATGGTTAAAATTGGTTTTAGTTGCTGGTTCCTTTGCCTTCACTCCTATCAAAACTACTACATATACTATGTTAGGTAGGAGGTGAGAGACATGCCACTTGTGACACCATTTCAGAACAGTTTAAGATTTGCTGCAACCATTGGTGATGGGACCGGCACTGGAGCAACGTTTGCCATTGCTGCGACTGATTTTACAAACGACGCTGGTGTAGCTGCAACCGCATTTCCAGGCAGCTACAACTACTACAATCTTTATATTAATGGCCTTATGCAAACAGCAGATACATCCTCGGCTACGACGACTACAATTACCATTCCCGGTGGAGATGCATTAAATGCAGGCACTCCAATTGTCGTACAATTTGTAGTGTCTTAAAGAAGATCTAATCAGGCTGTATCGTTATCTTGTGCGACTTCTATCTGTGATAGAAGTCGTTCTTTTTGTACAAGATACCCAGTCGACTCAACGGCATTCATCCATGCATTAATGTGCAAAAATAGTTACCCAAGGATGTTGCCCAACGACCGGATAACCTCTGAGGAAATGATCCTTCCGTTTGATTCCAATCTTCCTTCTTACTTGTTAAAATTTAGTTAGATAAACTACGGTCAGGTTGGCGGTGATAGGAAATGCAGCGAATCGAGGTACATCCCGATCTATTGGAGGAAAAGGCCCGGTTGGTCCAGCAGAAGAAACAGGAACTGGAGCGAATGGTCTGGGAATTGGAAAAATCCATCTATATGTTGCAATCCGATTGGTCCGGTGTGACAGGAGAGCGTTTCTTCTGGGATTTTATGCAGGTGAAAGAAGTGTTCCCAACTACACTCGGGCTGTTGGACGAAATCCAGAAAGAGTTTACGTTTATCGCAATGAACTTCAGAACAACGGACGGCTCAGGTGAAGTTGCGCTGTATATTCCAGAGGAACTAAAGCGGAATTTCGCTGTAGGGCTGCTTGATAAATCAGTAGGAGAAACAATATCAGGAATGGGTCAGACGGCAGAAGCTTTCTTCTCTAACCCGTTCAGTACATTAAGCAGTGTGGCATATGCGATGACAGTGGGAAAAGTTGTGGACGTTGGGCGAGGTATTCAGTTTGCATGGGACACCGCCTGGGGCACGGGTACGGCGAGATCTGACATAGAGCAATTTGTGGAAGAGCAGAAGAAACAGATCGATGAGAGTGGTGCAGGGTATTACGGTGGAGCGATGACTGGGCAGGCTTTGGCGTATGTTTTGTTTGGCAGAGCTTTTCGTTCGAAGGACGACATTGGGTCGGGCGGAGGCAAGAAAGAATCAGAGGGAATTAGCAGTTTAACTAATGACTCAAGGTTAAGAATGGAAGGCAAGAAAACAATATACGCTAATCAATTCGGTAACGAGGTATCTTGGACCAAACAAGGTTCTAAAGATATAGATGCTATTATTGAGAAGAATTTAAAAAGCTCAAAAGCTGGTGATGTTCTAGAGGGCCAAGTAGCACAGACTGTAAAAGGTACAGGAAGATTACAGGGTACTGGAATACAGTTGAAATTGCAAGATGATACAATAGCAGGGGATATTGACGTGTTAACAGATTCACATCTTATTGAAGTGAAAAAGTCTTTAAGTGCAGTAAGTAAAAAACAATTTGATAAATTGACCGATCCACTAAATGAGAAATACTTTAACTACGATAATAAGGAAATCATATATTATATTGAAGATATTACTGTAAATAATAGAACCCAGGAAAATCTAGTTAAAATGATTCAGAATAAAGGAATAAAAATAATAAGTTCTGCTAACGAATTAGAGGAGGTCTTGAAGAAGTGAGTTCTTTGATTTTTTTGAAAAAGATAAAAAACTATTCCCCTGAAAAAGCCATTGAGGATTTTAAGAAAGCAGCGCAAAAAGCGAACATGTTTTGTATTTTGATAAAAGATAAATACCGTGATGATCTCTTCATATCCGCTGAAGGAACACTATCAGAAGTTGATGAATTGACTTTTAAAAACATGGATAATAAGGACAACTTAAAGTACTTTACATTTAATGTTAATCAAGTAGAGGAAGACTCAATTGATAGTTTCACTTGGCTTACTCAAAGCGAAAATTATTTCTGGGCTTTAGATATTGAAAATATAAATCATGAGTACAAGTTTATCTTTAGATTTGTTGTAGAGTATTTTAAAGATAATGGCGAGGATTATTTATGGTTTGATGATGCCGAGTGGTATTACACAGCTGATGATATTTTAAAATTAAGTCAGATGCCATATGATCCGAACTGGTGCAGTGAAAAGGTTATATGAGTTGTAGGTATCTATAATTAATCTTAGAAGGAAAAAAATTAGGCACTTCTACCAGACCACAAGTAGAGGTGCTTTTTCCTATGAAATCAAAACAACTAATGAAATCTTCCACAGGTTGGTCGATAATATAGAAGAAGTAATTTTTAGCGCACCCTATACATAGAGAAATATCCACAACCATCCTAACCCACACGAGGTACA
Proteins encoded in this region:
- a CDS encoding DUF4183 domain-containing protein — its product is MARDKKVIALPRGGGSNPVCYEPAPQLAPLRQHELETVSLPGTQGVAGAQGPAGSHGEPGQAGLPGAQGPAGPHGGPGQPGVPGAQGPAGPQGEPGLPGVPGAQGPAGAQGEPGQPGVPGAQGPAGPQGEPGQPGTPGAQGPAGPQGEQGPPGTVPGIEIIPTANRYFYFPDTDLDLSASVIIPATAFTNDDGGSITEFAGVGLTSFNNLYINGIVQPGNSYSVSAERLFFSSQNGVIFAGTPITVEVIIITTNIING
- a CDS encoding DUF4183 domain-containing protein, yielding MPLVTPFQNSLRFAATIGDGTGTGATFAIAATDFTNDAGVAATAFPGSYNYYNLYINGLMQTADTSSATTTTITIPGGDALNAGTPIVVQFVVS
- a CDS encoding WXG100 family type VII secretion target, giving the protein MQRIEVHPDLLEEKARLVQQKKQELERMVWELEKSIYMLQSDWSGVTGERFFWDFMQVKEVFPTTLGLLDEIQKEFTFIAMNFRTTDGSGEVALYIPEELKRNFAVGLLDKSVGETISGMGQTAEAFFSNPFSTLSSVAYAMTVGKVVDVGRGIQFAWDTAWGTGTARSDIEQFVEEQKKQIDESGAGYYGGAMTGQALAYVLFGRAFRSKDDIGSGGGKKESEGISSLTNDSRLRMEGKKTIYANQFGNEVSWTKQGSKDIDAIIEKNLKSSKAGDVLEGQVAQTVKGTGRLQGTGIQLKLQDDTIAGDIDVLTDSHLIEVKKSLSAVSKKQFDKLTDPLNEKYFNYDNKEIIYYIEDITVNNRTQENLVKMIQNKGIKIISSANELEEVLKK